A region of the Coriobacteriia bacterium genome:
TGTATTTCGAGGCGGAAAGCGAGGCCGGTGAGGTCGAGATCTCCATGCAATGGACCGAGACCTACTCCGAGAACGTTCGCTCGTTTGCCAACAACATCGACACCACCGATGGTGGTACGCATCTCGAAGGCTTCCGCACGGCACTAACCAAGACCATCAACGAATATGCGCGCAAGAAGAACCTTCTCAAGGAGAAGGACGAGAATCTTTCCGGCGAGGATTGCCGCGAAGGCCTTTCCGCCGTCATCTCCGTGCGCCTGCACGAGCCGCAGTTCGAAGGCCAGACCAAGGCCAAGCTCGGTAATCCCGAGGTGCGCGGTCTTGTCATCGGCGCCGTCAACAAGGGTCTCGCCGAATATCTCGACGAAAACCCCAAACCGGCGAAGATGATCGTGCAAAAGGCCATCCAGGCTGGCAAGGCCCGCGCCGCCGCCCGCAAGGCTCGCGACCTCACGCGTCGCAAGGGTGCTCTCGAAGGTGCCGGACTCCCCGGCAAGCTCGCAGACTGCTCCGTGCGCGACCCAGCGCTCACCGAGCTCTACATCGTCGAGGGTGACTCCGCAGGTGGCTCGGCCAAGCAAGCGCGCGAGCGCAGCTACCAGGCCATTTTGCCCCTGCGCGGCAAGATTCTCAACGTCGAGCGCGTGCAGGAGCATCGTGCGTTGTCCTCGGACACCATCAACTCGCTCATCACGGCCATCGGTACGGGATACGGCGAGGGCTTCGATGCCGACAAGGCGCGCTACCATCGCATCATCATCATGACCGATGCCGACGTCGATGGTGCACATATCGCCATCCTGCTGCTCACCTTCTTCTTCCGCTTCATGCCCGAGCTCATCAAGCGTGGTTACATCTACATCGCATGCCCGCCGCTCTATGGTCTCAAGAAGAAGAACTCGCGCACCGGCAAGGTTATCCAGTATCTCTACAACGACGAGGCACTCAAGGAGTGCATGAACAACCTCGATAATCCCGAGAAATACGATGTCCAGCGTTATAAGGGTCTCGGCGAGATGGACCCCGAGCAGCTCTGGGAGACCACCATGGATCCCGAGCGCCGTACGCTGCGACAGGTTGAAATTTCCGATATGACCGAG
Encoded here:
- the gyrB gene encoding DNA topoisomerase (ATP-hydrolyzing) subunit B is translated as MAEQETSYGAQDIQILEGLEHVRKRPGMYIGSTGPKGLHHLVYEVVDNSVDEALAGFCNQIDVTLNEDGSCTVVDDGRGIPVEEHPKRKNMSTLEVVLTILNAGGKFGGSGYKVSGGLHGVGVSVVNALSSKVVAQVKRDGAIWEMEFSRGKTVQKIIEVGKTDKTGTTITFWPDPKIFQTVEFDYETLRIHFRQTAFLNKGLKIVFCDARGEEPKTEVFQYKGGIIDFVKYMNEGKTALNDKPVYFEAESEAGEVEISMQWTETYSENVRSFANNIDTTDGGTHLEGFRTALTKTINEYARKKNLLKEKDENLSGEDCREGLSAVISVRLHEPQFEGQTKAKLGNPEVRGLVIGAVNKGLAEYLDENPKPAKMIVQKAIQAGKARAAARKARDLTRRKGALEGAGLPGKLADCSVRDPALTELYIVEGDSAGGSAKQARERSYQAILPLRGKILNVERVQEHRALSSDTINSLITAIGTGYGEGFDADKARYHRIIIMTDADVDGAHIAILLLTFFFRFMPELIKRGYIYIACPPLYGLKKKNSRTGKVIQYLYNDEALKECMNNLDNPEKYDVQRYKGLGEMDPEQLWETTMDPERRTLRQVEISDMTEVDRVVNELMGNDVECRRTFITEHAADIDERFLDI